A part of Numenius arquata chromosome 2, bNumArq3.hap1.1, whole genome shotgun sequence genomic DNA contains:
- the ETFRF1 gene encoding electron transfer flavoprotein regulatory factor 1 has product MASSLRGEVLNLYKNLLYLGREYPKGADYFRSRLKAAFLKNKDVKDPEKIKQLIARGEFVIKELEALYFLRKYRALKQRYYSDDNK; this is encoded by the exons atgGCCAGTTCTCTAAGAGGTGAAGTGTTGAATCTATACAAAAAT ctgcTGTACCTTGGAAGGGAATATCCCAAAGGAGCAGACTACTTTAGAAGCCgtttgaaagcagcttttctaaaaaataaagatgtgaaaGATCCTGAAAAAATTAAGCAACTAATTGCACGAGGAGAATTTGTAATAAAAGAGTTGGAGGCTTTGTACTTTCTCAGAAAATACAGAGCTCTGAAACAGCGATACTACAGCGACGACAATAAATAA